Proteins from one Terriglobus tenax genomic window:
- a CDS encoding ATP-binding protein, translating into MKLQEFRKLLLITFLLPIAALLAVSAVLYWQIHLANLAVEQVQEVDEDLKLIGQTQKLILDQETGLRGFQITGDERFLAPYRNHQEPVLNNLMRYESHAATEGNTEFLERIRGLRVAYLQWKQGFADNEIQLLRAGKADRGAESNMRGKLAMDDIRRRIGQILVAEEREREQKVTAWHNQLRITRIYLLGLALIVGLAIALYTRRQLHRVSVSFQASLLAVQERADQLFDSEQRLRTTLVSIGDGVIVTDADGRVTMLNPIASDLTGWTIDEAFGRPIEQVFDIVNEESRLPVENPVAKVKRLDRVVGLANHTILLRRDGGEINIDDSGAPIRDVDGKLVGVVMVFRDVTHEKQTQRALISNERLAVAGRLAATIAHEIHNPLDSVANIVYLLRTGSYGDEERAHLLELADQELSRVTQISRAMLSLYRESRTPVPIELRETLNDLLALMAHNIHRAQVTLKQDFPTDVTVEGYPAELRQVFTNLITNAYEAAGRGGFLHLTLTALKDGAQITLLNSGPAVSPQIQEKLFQPFVSTKGEKGTGLGLWVSRGILSKHGGSITLQSPALPDGSGVRVTVTLPAKFVADVDEPEA; encoded by the coding sequence GTGAAGCTCCAAGAGTTCCGCAAGCTTTTACTTATCACCTTCCTGCTACCGATTGCGGCATTGCTGGCCGTCAGCGCGGTTCTTTATTGGCAGATTCATCTGGCCAACCTCGCGGTAGAACAGGTGCAGGAGGTCGATGAAGATCTCAAGCTCATCGGACAGACCCAGAAGCTCATTCTCGACCAGGAGACCGGCCTCCGCGGATTTCAGATCACCGGCGATGAGCGCTTTCTTGCCCCCTATCGGAATCACCAGGAACCCGTCCTTAACAACCTGATGCGCTATGAAAGCCACGCAGCGACGGAAGGTAATACGGAATTTCTGGAACGCATCCGCGGCCTGCGTGTGGCTTACCTGCAGTGGAAGCAGGGCTTTGCAGATAACGAAATCCAGTTGTTGCGGGCCGGCAAAGCTGATCGCGGCGCCGAGAGCAACATGCGCGGCAAATTGGCGATGGACGACATTCGCCGCCGCATCGGCCAGATCCTGGTCGCCGAAGAGCGGGAACGGGAGCAGAAGGTGACCGCCTGGCACAACCAGCTCCGCATTACGCGGATCTATCTCCTGGGTCTGGCCCTCATCGTCGGTCTTGCGATTGCGCTGTACACGCGCCGCCAGTTGCACCGTGTCTCCGTCAGCTTCCAGGCCTCCCTGCTGGCCGTACAGGAACGCGCGGACCAACTGTTTGATTCCGAGCAGAGGCTGCGGACAACACTGGTCTCCATCGGCGACGGCGTCATTGTCACAGACGCGGACGGACGCGTGACCATGTTGAACCCCATCGCCTCCGACCTGACGGGATGGACGATCGATGAAGCCTTTGGCCGCCCTATCGAACAGGTCTTCGACATCGTCAACGAGGAGTCTCGCCTGCCGGTGGAAAACCCGGTCGCCAAGGTCAAGCGGCTGGATCGCGTCGTTGGCCTGGCCAACCATACCATTCTGCTGCGCCGGGATGGCGGTGAAATCAACATTGACGACTCCGGCGCTCCCATCCGTGACGTAGACGGAAAGCTGGTCGGCGTGGTCATGGTCTTCCGCGATGTAACCCACGAGAAACAGACCCAGCGCGCCCTGATCTCCAATGAACGTCTGGCGGTAGCAGGACGGCTGGCCGCCACCATCGCGCATGAAATCCACAACCCGCTGGACTCGGTGGCAAACATTGTTTACCTGCTGCGCACCGGTTCATACGGAGATGAAGAGCGCGCCCACCTGCTGGAGCTGGCGGACCAGGAGCTGTCACGCGTCACGCAGATCAGCCGCGCCATGCTCTCGCTCTACCGCGAATCGCGCACCCCTGTGCCTATCGAGCTGCGAGAGACACTCAACGACCTGCTGGCACTGATGGCTCACAACATCCACCGCGCCCAGGTTACCCTCAAACAGGACTTCCCCACCGATGTAACCGTGGAAGGCTACCCCGCCGAGCTGCGGCAGGTCTTCACCAACCTGATCACGAACGCCTATGAAGCCGCAGGCCGCGGAGGCTTCCTGCACCTCACGCTTACTGCTCTGAAAGACGGCGCACAGATCACGCTGCTCAACAGCGGCCCGGCGGTCAGCCCGCAGATCCAGGAGAAACTCTTCCAGCCCTTTGTCTCCACCAAGGGGGAGAAAGGCACCGGCCTTGGCCTGTGGGTCAGCCGCGGCATCCTGAGCAAGCAT
- a CDS encoding response regulator: MQNPSLILCVDDEAVGLRIRRMLLERAGYRVLCAQDGPSGLEMLAAHPVEAVVLDYSMPGMDGDEVARRMRAMRPNLPILLLSAYVGLPPEATSDVSLYMTKGEGAPALLANLKLLFQTPFPDRHSLEDGQQP; the protein is encoded by the coding sequence ATGCAGAACCCTTCTTTAATTCTGTGCGTTGACGACGAAGCCGTAGGGCTTCGCATCCGACGCATGTTGCTCGAACGTGCCGGATATCGCGTGCTCTGCGCGCAGGATGGTCCCTCCGGCCTGGAGATGCTGGCCGCTCATCCCGTTGAAGCGGTGGTGCTCGATTACTCCATGCCGGGCATGGATGGCGACGAGGTCGCTCGCCGGATGCGCGCCATGCGCCCCAACCTGCCGATTTTGTTACTCTCTGCCTATGTTGGTCTGCCTCCTGAGGCAACCTCGGATGTTTCGCTGTACATGACAAAAGGTGAAGGAGCGCCGGCTCTGCTGGCAAACCTGAAACTCCTTTTTCAGACCCCGTTCCCGGATCGTCATTCGCTTGAGGATGGTCAGCAACCGTGA
- a CDS encoding winged helix-turn-helix domain-containing protein, which translates to MSQTIFLLEDDLDIQRLVQYHLEASGFVVRTFTAATNVATDAERQPPALFLLDIMVPGGDGLDLCRRLRSNPVLSTIPIIFLTARASENDRVLGLELGADDYITKPFGTRELLARVKAVLRRFERPTAPSIVAFDNIEIDQAAMQLKVGGHLQTTTATEFRLLDYLARHPGRVFTRDQLLDAVWGDARFVTPRSVDVYVRRIREKIEADPENPRYLKTMRGAGYRFEMPKTA; encoded by the coding sequence GTGAGCCAGACGATTTTCCTGCTGGAAGACGATCTCGATATCCAGCGGCTGGTACAGTACCACCTTGAAGCGTCGGGCTTTGTCGTCCGCACCTTCACCGCGGCCACCAATGTGGCCACCGACGCAGAGCGGCAGCCCCCGGCCCTCTTCCTGCTGGACATTATGGTGCCCGGCGGCGACGGCCTTGATCTTTGCCGCCGTCTGCGTTCCAACCCCGTTCTTTCGACGATTCCCATCATCTTTCTGACGGCGCGCGCCAGCGAAAACGATCGCGTGCTTGGCCTGGAACTGGGTGCGGATGACTACATCACCAAGCCCTTTGGCACGCGCGAGCTGCTGGCCCGTGTAAAGGCCGTGCTGCGCCGCTTTGAGCGTCCTACCGCGCCCAGCATCGTGGCCTTTGACAACATTGAGATTGACCAGGCGGCCATGCAGTTGAAGGTCGGCGGGCATCTGCAGACCACCACGGCTACGGAGTTCCGCCTGCTGGATTACCTGGCACGGCACCCGGGACGTGTGTTTACACGTGATCAGCTTCTGGATGCTGTCTGGGGCGATGCGCGCTTCGTCACGCCGCGCTCGGTGGACGTGTATGTCCGCCGTATCCGCGAAAAGATTGAGGCTGACCCGGAGAACCCGCGTTACCTTAAGACCATGCGCGGCGCGGGCTATCGTTTCGAGATGCCGAAGACCGCCTAG
- a CDS encoding sensor histidine kinase has protein sequence MKQTLTGIVVLLCIVTALAAFGAGWALSGSPVWLRFATLAAIMLGIAFVAIALINGALRRDASGLRQAILAVTPEQQETRQQLGDFEDLWPAFDVARQKIRAQIAAVEEERAKLAAVLDSMQDLVVAVDSAGRIQWANEPMRRELEGAVRHGQAIVHTIRDPEVLLCLQVALDDGLQTQRRSTSLKPGRIFEVNAGPIPGGGAVAVLHDLTRIEQVERTQREFIANVSHELRTPLTSISGYVETLLDFERNLSPQSREFLETILKNATRMTRLTEDLLVLARVESGENPIHPSAVLADKLVRDAVASVRGIARDAGAKLDMGTLDTVKVLADGDAITQVLSNLIENATKYGRPTTGEPARIEVSVEIKGAYAQFRVRDYGAGIASEHHERIFERFYRVDKARSRETGGTGLGLAIARHIVVQHGGKIWVESRMGQGSTFAFTLPVVQG, from the coding sequence TTGAAGCAGACGCTCACCGGGATTGTTGTGCTGTTGTGCATTGTTACGGCACTGGCAGCGTTCGGCGCCGGATGGGCCCTGTCGGGTTCGCCCGTGTGGCTGCGCTTTGCCACGCTGGCCGCCATTATGCTGGGCATCGCCTTTGTTGCCATAGCGTTGATCAACGGCGCTCTGCGGCGCGATGCTTCCGGTTTGCGGCAGGCTATCCTCGCCGTGACTCCGGAGCAGCAGGAGACCCGTCAGCAACTGGGCGACTTTGAAGACCTTTGGCCTGCCTTTGACGTGGCACGGCAGAAGATTCGCGCCCAGATTGCGGCTGTTGAAGAAGAACGCGCCAAGCTGGCCGCAGTGCTGGACTCCATGCAGGACCTGGTGGTGGCGGTGGACTCAGCCGGGCGGATTCAGTGGGCCAATGAGCCGATGCGGCGCGAGCTGGAAGGCGCTGTCCGCCATGGGCAGGCCATCGTGCATACCATCCGCGATCCTGAGGTTCTACTGTGCCTGCAGGTTGCTCTCGATGACGGTCTGCAGACACAGCGGCGTTCTACCTCGCTGAAGCCGGGACGTATCTTTGAAGTGAACGCAGGTCCCATCCCCGGCGGCGGCGCTGTGGCTGTACTGCATGACCTGACGCGTATCGAGCAGGTGGAGCGCACGCAGCGCGAGTTTATCGCCAATGTAAGCCACGAACTGCGGACGCCGCTGACCTCCATCTCCGGCTACGTGGAGACGCTGCTGGACTTCGAGCGCAACCTGTCGCCGCAATCGCGGGAGTTCCTGGAGACGATCCTGAAGAATGCCACCCGTATGACGCGGCTGACCGAAGATCTGCTGGTGCTGGCGCGTGTGGAGAGCGGCGAGAACCCGATCCATCCCTCCGCGGTACTGGCCGACAAGCTGGTGCGGGATGCAGTGGCCTCCGTTCGCGGCATTGCGCGCGATGCCGGAGCGAAGCTGGACATGGGCACGCTGGATACGGTGAAAGTATTGGCCGATGGCGATGCCATCACGCAGGTGCTTTCAAACCTGATCGAGAATGCGACCAAGTACGGTCGCCCCACGACGGGAGAGCCGGCGCGTATTGAGGTCTCGGTTGAGATCAAAGGCGCGTATGCCCAGTTCCGGGTACGGGATTACGGCGCGGGTATCGCTTCCGAACACCATGAGCGTATCTTTGAGCGGTTTTACCGCGTGGACAAGGCACGTTCGCGTGAGACGGGCGGTACCGGCCTGGGGCTGGCCATTGCGCGCCATATCGTCGTGCAGCACGGCGGCAAAATCTGGGTGGAGAGCCGCATGGGGCAGGGAAGCACCTTCGCGTTCACTTTGCCAGTGGTGCAGGGATGA
- the pstS gene encoding phosphate ABC transporter substrate-binding protein PstS, with amino-acid sequence MKLVRPVVPILLSFALLAGCKSPQKPGVAADPGVMTINGAGASFPNPIYSKWFAEYGRVHPEVRVNYQPIGSGGGIRQVSQGIVDFGASDGPMSDAQLKQSQQKLLHIPTVLGAVVPVYNLPGIQAEIRFAPEVIAGIYLGDITFWDDPRLAAENPGVKFPHEEILPVYRSDGSGTTFIFTDYLSKVSPIWAQSVGKSTSVKWPAGIGQKGNEGVAGMVREAPFSFGYVELVYAMQNKMTFGLVRNGAGQWIKASPAAVTAAAEAQAATIPDDFRVSLANAGGTSSYPICSFTWLLIPETSANPAKGKQLHDFLLWMLSDGEPQAAAMGYAPLPAPVAERLKATIARVK; translated from the coding sequence GTGAAACTCGTGCGCCCTGTCGTGCCCATCCTGCTCTCGTTTGCCTTGCTGGCCGGTTGCAAATCGCCGCAAAAGCCCGGTGTTGCCGCTGACCCCGGCGTGATGACCATCAACGGCGCCGGCGCCAGCTTTCCGAACCCTATTTATTCAAAGTGGTTTGCCGAGTATGGCCGCGTGCACCCGGAGGTGCGCGTCAACTACCAGCCCATTGGGTCCGGCGGCGGCATCCGCCAGGTCTCGCAGGGCATCGTCGACTTCGGCGCCTCCGATGGACCCATGTCGGACGCGCAGTTGAAGCAGTCGCAGCAGAAGCTGCTGCATATTCCTACCGTGCTGGGTGCGGTGGTGCCGGTCTACAACCTGCCTGGAATCCAGGCGGAGATTCGGTTTGCACCGGAGGTCATCGCCGGAATCTACCTGGGCGATATCACCTTCTGGGATGATCCTCGGCTCGCCGCCGAGAACCCGGGTGTGAAGTTTCCGCACGAGGAAATTCTGCCGGTCTACCGCTCGGATGGATCAGGCACGACCTTCATCTTTACCGACTACCTGTCCAAGGTAAGCCCCATCTGGGCGCAGAGTGTGGGGAAGTCGACCTCCGTGAAGTGGCCGGCGGGCATTGGGCAGAAGGGAAACGAAGGCGTTGCCGGCATGGTGCGCGAGGCTCCTTTTTCGTTTGGCTACGTGGAGTTGGTCTATGCCATGCAGAACAAGATGACCTTTGGCCTGGTTCGCAATGGGGCAGGGCAGTGGATCAAGGCGAGCCCGGCGGCGGTGACCGCGGCGGCGGAGGCTCAGGCTGCAACCATCCCAGACGACTTCCGTGTCTCGCTGGCGAATGCAGGGGGCACATCCAGCTATCCCATATGCTCCTTTACCTGGCTGCTGATCCCGGAGACCTCGGCGAACCCGGCCAAGGGGAAACAGCTTCATGACTTCCTGTTGTGGATGCTTTCCGACGGGGAACCGCAGGCGGCTGCGATGGGCTACGCTCCGTTGCCCGCACCCGTGGCCGAGCGTCTGAAAGCCACGATTGCGAGAGTGAAATAA
- the pstC gene encoding phosphate ABC transporter permease subunit PstC — translation MRRFLEQRGSGAVADRTFAALMLGCALSIFAIVALILGILILRSRLSLHEFGFKFFLQSDWDPVRGSFGAVPFIWGTLASAFLSLLIAVPLALGVAIFINEMCPRALRAPIAFLTELLAAIPSVVYGLWAIFVLVPIMRRSVGPFLKTFFGWTGLFRGPNFGIGLLTSSIILAIMVLPVISSIARDVMKAVPNTQREGVLALGATRWEMVRIGVLRNARIGIVGAVILGLGRALGETMAVTMVIGNHAAIPKSLFSPAYTLASVIANEFTEATGDLYLSALIEIGLALFLVTIVVNAIARLLVFMVTRGNTARAV, via the coding sequence GTGCGCCGCTTTCTGGAGCAGCGCGGCAGCGGCGCCGTGGCTGACCGCACCTTTGCGGCCCTGATGCTGGGCTGCGCCCTGAGCATCTTCGCCATTGTCGCGCTCATTCTTGGCATCCTGATCCTGCGTTCGCGACTCAGCCTGCACGAGTTTGGCTTCAAGTTCTTCCTGCAGTCGGACTGGGATCCCGTCCGTGGCAGCTTTGGCGCTGTTCCGTTTATCTGGGGAACGCTGGCCTCGGCCTTCCTGTCTCTGCTGATCGCCGTTCCGCTGGCGCTGGGTGTGGCCATCTTCATCAATGAGATGTGCCCGCGCGCCCTGCGTGCACCCATCGCCTTCCTGACGGAGCTTCTGGCGGCGATTCCTTCGGTGGTATATGGCCTGTGGGCCATCTTCGTGCTGGTGCCCATCATGCGGCGCAGCGTGGGGCCGTTCCTCAAAACCTTCTTCGGCTGGACGGGCCTGTTTCGCGGACCGAACTTCGGGATCGGGCTGCTGACCTCCAGCATCATCCTAGCCATCATGGTTCTTCCGGTTATCTCTTCCATCGCGCGGGACGTCATGAAAGCTGTGCCGAACACGCAGCGTGAGGGCGTGCTGGCGCTGGGCGCGACGCGTTGGGAGATGGTCCGCATCGGCGTTCTGCGCAACGCGCGCATCGGCATTGTGGGCGCGGTGATTCTCGGCCTGGGCCGTGCACTGGGCGAGACGATGGCCGTCACCATGGTGATCGGGAACCACGCCGCGATTCCGAAGAGCCTGTTTTCGCCGGCGTATACGCTGGCCTCAGTGATTGCGAACGAGTTTACGGAAGCGACCGGTGATCTGTACCTGAGCGCTCTGATTGAGATTGGCCTGGCGCTGTTCCTGGTCACCATCGTGGTGAATGCCATTGCACGCCTTCTGGTGTTCATGGTCACGCGCGGCAACACGGCGAGGGCGGTCTAA
- the pstA gene encoding phosphate ABC transporter permease PstA → MPHRPSRINVGRRQIANHLFTGLAVLSTILVIAPLFAILVYLLFQGVRSLNVAFFTHLPRPVGEAGGGMANSIAGSGIILSLASLIGIPVGIGAGIYLYEYGGDRPLANMIRFTADVLNGVPSIVMGIAAYSLIVVPQKHFSALAAGVALAIMMVPTVTRTTEEMLATVPNAIREAALGLGIPKWRTVMTVSLKTASPGIITGCMLAFARIAGETAPLLFTAFGNQFWPSSLNEPIAALPLQIFVYAVSPYDEWHRLAWAGALVLIVMIMVSVTLVRVVTGRGMLKGGH, encoded by the coding sequence ATGCCTCATCGCCCCTCGCGCATCAACGTTGGCCGCCGGCAGATTGCCAACCACCTGTTTACCGGGCTGGCGGTGCTGAGCACCATCCTGGTGATCGCACCGCTGTTCGCCATCCTGGTGTACCTGCTGTTCCAGGGCGTGCGTTCGCTGAACGTGGCCTTCTTCACGCACCTTCCGCGGCCCGTGGGCGAGGCAGGCGGCGGCATGGCGAACTCCATTGCGGGTTCGGGCATCATTCTGTCGCTGGCCAGCCTCATCGGAATTCCGGTGGGCATTGGAGCAGGGATTTACCTGTACGAGTACGGCGGTGACCGGCCGCTGGCCAACATGATCCGCTTTACAGCCGATGTATTGAACGGCGTGCCGTCCATCGTGATGGGCATTGCGGCCTATTCGCTGATTGTTGTGCCGCAGAAGCACTTCTCGGCACTGGCCGCGGGCGTGGCGCTGGCCATCATGATGGTGCCGACGGTGACACGCACCACCGAAGAGATGCTGGCGACGGTGCCCAATGCAATTCGCGAGGCAGCGCTGGGGCTTGGTATTCCCAAATGGCGCACGGTGATGACGGTCAGCCTGAAGACGGCTTCCCCGGGCATTATCACCGGCTGCATGCTGGCCTTTGCGCGTATCGCCGGTGAGACGGCTCCGCTGCTGTTTACTGCCTTTGGCAACCAGTTCTGGCCCAGCAGCCTGAATGAGCCGATTGCCGCGCTGCCGCTGCAGATTTTTGTCTATGCCGTCTCCCCCTACGACGAGTGGCACCGGCTGGCATGGGCTGGCGCGCTGGTATTGATTGTGATGATCATGGTCTCAGTCACGCTGGTCCGTGTGGTGACCGGGCGTGGCATGCTCAAGGGAGGGCATTGA
- the pstB gene encoding phosphate ABC transporter ATP-binding protein PstB, protein MGVGIEVEDLHAWYGQNHTLKGINLKIPANSATALIGPSGCGKSTFVRCLNRMHETNPVARAEGTVRVGGVDIYNDASPVEIRRRIGMVFQRPNPFPTMSIYDNVASGLKLNGFRNKRVLDEVVERSLRQAALWDEVKDHLKSKSGASLSGGQQQRLCIARAIAVDPEVLLMDEPASALDPVSTSKIEDLIFQLKDEYTIVIVTHNMQQAARVAEKTGFFLSGHLVEFDSTHKIFTNPSDKRTEDYITGRFG, encoded by the coding sequence GTGGGCGTTGGTATTGAAGTCGAAGACCTGCATGCGTGGTATGGACAGAACCACACGCTGAAGGGCATCAACCTGAAGATCCCCGCCAACTCGGCGACGGCGCTGATCGGGCCGTCGGGCTGTGGCAAGTCGACGTTTGTGCGCTGCCTGAACCGCATGCATGAGACCAACCCCGTTGCCCGCGCGGAAGGCACTGTGCGCGTAGGTGGCGTGGACATCTACAACGATGCGTCGCCGGTGGAGATTCGCCGCCGCATCGGCATGGTGTTTCAACGCCCCAATCCATTTCCAACCATGTCGATCTACGACAACGTGGCCAGCGGCCTGAAGCTGAACGGCTTCCGCAACAAGCGCGTGCTGGATGAGGTGGTGGAGCGCAGCCTGCGCCAGGCAGCATTGTGGGACGAAGTGAAAGACCATCTCAAGTCCAAGAGTGGGGCCTCGCTCTCCGGCGGACAACAGCAGCGTCTTTGCATTGCGCGTGCCATCGCCGTGGATCCCGAAGTCCTGCTGATGGACGAGCCGGCTTCGGCGCTTGACCCGGTATCAACCTCGAAGATTGAAGACCTGATCTTCCAGCTCAAGGACGAGTACACCATCGTCATCGTGACGCACAACATGCAGCAGGCAGCACGTGTGGCGGAGAAGACAGGCTTCTTTTTGAGCGGGCATCTTGTCGAGTTCGATTCGACTCACAAAATCTTTACAAACCCGAGCGATAAACGGACCGAAGATTACATTACGGGCAGGTTCGGCTGA
- the phoU gene encoding phosphate signaling complex protein PhoU gives MRIRFHQSLDELKEKLLVMAGMAEQAIQRSIEAYRTRDLEICELVFKSEPAINRLEREIDQAALDLLAMEQPMAIDLRFIISVIRINADLERVGDQAVNIAVRVREMGAYSNVDLPVDIPRAASLASAMVRKALQAFIEGDAELARSVLAMDDEVDAMNDAAFTALSNLIKRQPELTPQALNALIISRNLERVGDHATNVAEDVIFWVHGADVRHKGSFAS, from the coding sequence ATGCGCATACGGTTTCATCAAAGTCTCGACGAGTTGAAGGAAAAGCTGCTGGTGATGGCGGGTATGGCGGAACAGGCCATCCAGCGTTCCATTGAGGCGTATCGCACGCGTGATCTTGAGATCTGCGAACTGGTCTTCAAGTCCGAGCCGGCGATTAATCGCCTGGAGCGCGAGATCGACCAGGCGGCTCTGGATCTGCTGGCGATGGAACAGCCCATGGCCATCGACCTGCGCTTCATCATCTCGGTCATTCGCATCAATGCCGACCTGGAGCGCGTCGGCGATCAGGCTGTGAACATCGCCGTGCGCGTGCGCGAGATGGGCGCGTATTCGAACGTCGATCTGCCGGTAGATATTCCTCGCGCGGCATCGCTGGCCTCGGCCATGGTGCGCAAGGCGCTGCAAGCCTTCATTGAGGGCGATGCGGAGCTGGCGCGCAGCGTGCTGGCGATGGACGACGAAGTGGATGCGATGAACGATGCGGCCTTTACTGCCCTGAGCAACCTGATCAAGCGGCAGCCGGAGCTGACACCACAGGCGCTGAATGCCCTGATCATCTCGCGCAACCTGGAGCGCGTGGGCGACCATGCGACCAACGTTGCCGAGGACGTGATCTTCTGGGTGCATGGCGCGGATGTGCGCCATAAGGGCTCCTTCGCCAGCTAA
- the nrdR gene encoding transcriptional regulator NrdR translates to MKCPYCGFTQDKVVDSRESKEADSIRRRRECERCNKRFTTYERIDEIPYMVVKKDGRREKFDRQKVLSGILRACEKRPVPAAKLERIVDETEAYVVDSPERERSTAEVGALIMARLKELDTVAYIRFASVYRDFTDVREFKEELEQLLLHREKR, encoded by the coding sequence ATGAAGTGCCCCTACTGCGGATTTACGCAAGACAAAGTCGTTGACTCCCGCGAAAGCAAAGAAGCCGACTCGATTCGTCGCCGTCGCGAGTGTGAACGTTGCAATAAGCGCTTTACCACCTACGAGCGCATCGACGAAATTCCTTACATGGTCGTCAAGAAAGACGGCCGCCGCGAGAAGTTCGATCGCCAGAAGGTCCTCTCCGGCATTCTGCGCGCCTGCGAAAAGCGTCCCGTTCCCGCCGCCAAGCTGGAACGCATTGTCGATGAGACGGAAGCCTACGTGGTGGACTCACCCGAACGCGAGCGCAGCACCGCCGAGGTGGGCGCACTGATCATGGCACGCCTGAAGGAACTGGACACGGTTGCCTACATCCGCTTCGCCAGCGTCTACCGCGACTTCACCGACGTACGAGAGTTCAAGGAAGAACTCGAGCAGCTTCTACTTCACCGCGAAAAGCGGTAG
- a CDS encoding lysylphosphatidylglycerol synthase transmembrane domain-containing protein, with the protein MKDKKTPLALAVIAILAVLVFVFRSKIHFDFALFVRQLGLIDYRHIAAGCGLIWATYLCRSWRWSILLKKIRKVSPLSLTGSQFIGFTAVAIFGRLADLSRPYIVAKRTRTQIAPQIAIYTLERMFDLGAAAMVFSTALLFLPRDMPNRGIFLRVGAFSLAATLAIAIFAIAIRLAGPALAALARAILGKLSDGLGEAVAHKILGFREGMMAIPSLSSLVVTVLISLLMWTMIAGAYLQTAHAFVQTPELATLSFASIMLLMAASLGGSLLQLPIIGWFTQIAATAAAMQAIYKAPIEAATACGALLLIVTSLSIILPGLVFARIEHVSIGKVAEESEHVAEASA; encoded by the coding sequence ATGAAGGACAAAAAAACTCCTCTCGCACTGGCGGTCATCGCCATTCTTGCGGTGCTGGTCTTCGTCTTCCGCTCGAAGATCCACTTTGATTTCGCGCTCTTCGTGCGCCAGCTCGGTCTGATCGACTATCGCCACATCGCAGCCGGCTGCGGCCTGATCTGGGCCACCTACCTGTGCCGCTCCTGGCGCTGGAGCATCCTTCTCAAAAAGATCCGCAAGGTCTCCCCACTCTCGCTCACTGGCTCGCAGTTTATTGGCTTTACCGCCGTTGCAATCTTCGGCCGCCTGGCGGACCTGTCGCGGCCCTACATCGTGGCCAAGCGCACACGCACCCAGATCGCTCCGCAGATCGCCATCTACACGCTGGAACGCATGTTCGACCTGGGCGCTGCGGCCATGGTCTTCTCCACCGCCCTGCTCTTCCTTCCCCGCGACATGCCCAACCGCGGCATCTTTCTCCGCGTCGGAGCCTTCTCCCTGGCTGCAACGCTGGCTATCGCCATCTTCGCCATTGCCATCCGGCTTGCCGGTCCGGCACTGGCGGCCCTGGCCCGCGCCATTCTTGGCAAGCTTTCCGACGGCCTGGGCGAAGCTGTCGCGCATAAAATCCTCGGCTTCCGCGAGGGCATGATGGCCATTCCCAGCCTCAGCTCACTGGTGGTCACCGTACTGATCTCGCTGCTGATGTGGACGATGATCGCCGGGGCCTATCTGCAGACCGCGCATGCCTTTGTGCAGACGCCGGAACTGGCCACGCTGAGCTTTGCCAGCATCATGCTGCTGATGGCCGCATCGCTGGGTGGATCCCTGCTGCAGCTTCCCATCATCGGCTGGTTTACGCAGATTGCCGCCACCGCCGCGGCCATGCAGGCCATCTACAAAGCACCGATTGAGGCCGCCACGGCCTGCGGCGCCCTGCTGCTGATCGTCACCTCGCTCAGCATCATCCTGCCTGGTCTGGTCTTCGCACGCATCGAGCATGTCTCCATCGGCAAGGTGGCCGAGGAGAGTGAGCATGTGGCCGAAGCCTCCGCTTGA